CGTTAAaagcataaaaacaaaaaaaaaaaaaagggggtgGGGGGGGTCCAACAAAAAAGTTTATTAACTTGTTAAAATTCATAAAGGAACAATTTCCGAGCTCCCTTTTGTTAAAAGCAATTGGTAAAACAGCATTACAGACTATAATCCAATAAAGAGAACTCCTTTAACCACTTGACAAAATTCTCACTCCAGGGTGATAGTTAAAAGCATAAAAAACATAAGGGGTTCCAAGAAAAAAGTACATTAACTTGATAAAACTCACAAAGGAACAATTTTGGAACCAACATTACACACTATAATCCATTAAAGAGAACTCTTTTAACagagcataaacatcaaaagggTTCCAACAAAAAAGTCAATTAACCTGTTAAACTCCACAACTGATACAAAAACAGCAACACAGACTATTACAGTCTAGTTCAAGAGAACTCCTTTAACACAACATGCACCTATTAAAAGCATAAATATCAAAAGGGTTCCAACAAATTAGCCTATTAACTTGTTAAACTCCACAACTGATACAAAAACAGCAACACAGACTATTACAGTCTAGTTCAAGAAAACTCCTTTAACACAACATGCACCTATTATAAGAATAAATATCAAAAGGGGTTCcacaaaaaagtaaattaactTGTTTTAGTATCACAACTGATACACAAACAGCATTAGAGACTATAATTTAGTTCAAGAAAACTCCTTTAACATAATATGCACCTAAAGATAAGCATAAATATCAAAAGGGGTTCCAACAAAAAGGTATATTAACTTGtttaaaattcacaactcaaaATCAAACAGCATTACAAACTACTATAGTCTAGTTCAAGAAAATTCACGTTTCagtgaaaaaaaatgttgaaaaagtCTTTCTTGTGTGTGAGATGAATGAAGAGAAAATACATACAATTCTATTTGCCTTGTAGAAAAGAGAAGTAGAGAAAGTTCACAACAAGAGCGTAAAAAGTTAGCGGCGGAAGAAGTGTTGGGCAAAATGGCCAAATATAAACTTGAAACAACTTTGTACTTAGGGTGGAAGTTTGACcccttttgtctttttttttgtactttttacAATTCAAGTACTATAATATAGTTTCatgatgataaaattatttcaatttgcTCAAATATAATAAAGTATAATTACAATACTATCCCCTTTTCTCTATACCTCACTATCTGCTTCCCTAAAAGGCTTAAACCCTCTATTTCCTTCTTCTCTGCCCAACTCCTAAAACGGAGAGAAAGACTGATTTTTCAGTGTCTTGAGGTAATTTTCTTCACTTCTATAGTTTGTTTCTCAATTCTTACTGCTAGTAGATTCAGATTGGAGTATTTATTGGTCATGTGAATCAAGAATCGTTTTTTTGTCCATATTTGTTGTCACTGTGCTGAAATTCATGTATATGATGTGCAAaagtctattttttttctattttatttacttttttagcTTGAGTTCAAACCCCATATGCTAAATTTTTGGAGAAACCAAGGGTAGGGATGACAATGGGGTGGGGCAGTTAAAATTTAACTCAGCGGGGGGGTTTGAAGTCTTTGTGGTTTTACCTCAAGCCGGCCCCACTCTTCCCCATTGTCATCCCGAACCAAGGGATATAGAAGTCTTAGTTGTTAGGTAATCCGAACATGTTCATAGGCGGAGCGAGGAGTTGAAGTTTCTGGATTCTGAACTTGCCATCGATTGGGTAGCTCATCTTAGTTAATGGGTCAAATTTGAATGTTCATACATATTTAATAGATTTTCTTGTTGTGTTACTCGAGCCAATGGTCTAGGAAACAATCTCTCTACTTTCACAAGGTATGTTTGTGTACGCCTCACCCTCCCTAGACCACTTGAGGAATTACATTGGATATGTTGTGAATAGATTTTCTAATATATATGCAAGATTTGAGCCTAAGTTACTTGATTCGTACGATCCCATAGTTGATGATCAAGCTCTGCCCTTGAACATGTTGAGTTCCGTGTACCATCTTGTCTAAAAGTTTAAACCTTTAGGGAGGTATAGTCCTATTTATTTAGTTTACTACTTCCTTTATTAGTTGTATTATTCCGAGCAATTCACCAAATTGAGGAATTTTCTTAGTCCTCTGAATGAAGAATCAATTTTTGCCTATATCGGTGGCCACATTGCTAAAAGTCGCCTGTATGATGAGCAAAGtctaaattttctctttttctgttttcttgTTTAACTTGAACTCCGAACCCCATATACTGATTTTCTCCAAGAAACCATAGGATATAGAAATCTCAGTTGTTAGGTACCATAACATGTTGAACTGTGTATACCATCTGgttgaaaaatttaaacttttaggGAGGTATAGTTCTATTTATTTAGTTCAGTGCTTCCTTTTTCTCAGTTGTGTCGTTCTGAGCAATCACCAAAATTTGGCACTTTAAATTGAGAATTGTCAAAGGGCTGGATTTAGGTGGGTGATGAACAAAGCCCAAATCTTTTCTCTGTTTTTGTTGCCTTATTCAACTCGACTACCAAACCCcatgtacttattttttcaagAGACATGGAAGTTCAAATGATTCGTGTTGAACTGTGGGACTGTCTCATCTTAAAAGCTTAAATAGTAAGAGATATGAAAGTTTTATTTACTCCATCTGCTTCATTTTCTATGACGGTTTTTTATTGGACGGATAGTTTAGGTTGTTTATTTGACTAATATATTATGTTAGTAAtagaaaatttcacaaaaatttgAAGTGTTATAAAAGCTGGCTAAATAGATTGGTTCAAACATTTTGGAACATCTAAAATGGAAAGAATATCATACAAGTTCAGAAGGATGGAGTATTTATTTTAAGTGATCTTTGAACCTCTCGGTGTGCTTTGACCCTGTGTAGACTGATCTAAAAGACaggacttttatttatttaggacTTCACAACAAAACAAAGCTAGCTGCAGATGGAAGTTTGCCCAGACTGTGGAATGTTGTTGCAATATGAGTTGCCTCATATGGACCGTCCAGCCAGATTCTTTTGCCCTGCATGCCCTTACGTATGTAACTTAGAGAACCGGGTAAGATAACTAGAGAACTTATCATTGGGTCCTTTTCGTTCAGTAagtttacttttttcttttgttacatGGTTTGATAGATTAAGATGAAGAGAAGGCAGCCTTTGGTTAAGAAACAAATGGATCCAGTGATTTCGACAGAAGACATGGATAATGCTTCGACTGCTGAAGGTCTTAACACTTTCTCTACTTATAGCTTCTTGGTTTTATCATGATTTGCTGCCACTGCTTACACTTGTACTATCTAAAAATTAGTTGTTCTATGAGTTAGTAATGTTACATCTaaaattactaaccaaattattgcCAAATTTTGTCGAAGAACCTTCAGAGTAAAAATAGTTAGAGAAGAAAGTTCTACATTTATATTTCACGTGGATGTTAGATGACGTAAGTGTCTTCTTATTTCTTATAGCTATTGTCTTGAACATGCCAGAAGTTTGAATTATTGTTCCAATAATTGGTTGTCCATTGAATTTAATGTGTTTTAGAACATAGATACAAATGTCTCCTTGGCCATATGTTTGATGTTTCTGTTGTAATGAGATCTACTCTCAATTAGTTTGTAACTGATACTCATATATGTGTGTACATATAATAGATTGAGGTGATCCTCTTTCCTCTCCTCATATTATCCAATCAAAGTATAATTCTGATATTACTCCCTCCCGTGCTTGAACAATTACTGATGATACATAAAGCTAGTGAAAACCTTTTTATAGATTACCTATGGCGATCATTTTTTGATTTTCTGAGGGAATCCATGGCTATTTTGTTAGTTAACATGTTAAGGTGCTACTGGTATGACTTATGACCAATCTCCGTATTTGAATTATGCCTTCTTATAGATTGCCTCTGGAAATGGTTATTTTCTGTGGATAGTATAGACTCAAGTTTGTGACTAACTAGCCCGCGCTTCTGCCTTTCTGCTTTCCAcgagtaaaaaaatataacaataccTACAAGAGCTAGAGTTAAATAGTTGTTTCGAGAAATAAGAAAGACACTTAAATTGGAATAGACAGAGATCTAGCAAAGTTTCTCTTTTTATCCCCTGAGAGTCAACTCAAACAAAGCAAAATGAGCTAAAGGGAACATCGTGAATTGGTAGTTTGATATTGTACTTTTACGATCTTGTGCAGCTAAACTAACATTCGTAAGTGTTTTTTGTTTCTTGGAAGGACAAACCTCTCTGTGtctgtgtgtgtatgtatgttcATGTGATTCTTGAACTTTATATATGGGAGGCGCTAAAGTTGTGTGCATACAAAAAGCATATGCTGTGTTTTTTAGACCACATCAACTATATCTCAACCCCAAACAAGTTGGAGTCAA
This DNA window, taken from Solanum lycopersicum chromosome 5, SLM_r2.1, encodes the following:
- the LOC101257966 gene encoding uncharacterized protein is translated as MEVCPDCGMLLQYELPHMDRPARFFCPACPYVCNLENRIKMKRRQPLVKKQMDPVISTEDMDNASTAEVPCPACGYREAAYYQVQIRSADEPMTTFYKCKNKLCGNNWRED